Within Bdellovibrionales bacterium, the genomic segment TTTGTTTCATCAGAGATATTCCAATCAGGACTTGGCTCTGGAAGCGTGAGTACCTCTTTAAGCTCAACTCCGACCTTATTACTATGAATCAATATTCCCCAGCCATAGCTAGTTTCATCTGAGAACAAAACATCTCTTGAACAGTTAATCGAACTTTTGCCATCTGCCGATTCTTCCTCTGAGAGAAAGCCGCCCTTTTTAAAGCTATAACCATCTAATTCAATATTGATCTCATCGAAAGATAAGACGTTTTTAGAATAAATCGTATCGTCATTTTTGAATGCTACATTTTTGTAAGCAACTTCATATCGTCCGACTGGATCACTAATCAAAGTTGCTTGTACAAAGTAGGGATATAGAGCCAGAAGGACTATTAGTAAGTGCTTCATAACACCTCCAAAGCCTTCGTAACTAGTATACAAGCTTAGTTCACTTTAGTGAACTAGATCTCACTAAAGTGAACCACATTGAGAACCGATATAAGCGGTATGAAAGAGAAAAAGCTGTCAGAGATTGGCATTGGTGAGCGAATTGCGTACTTGAGAAATCTTAGAGGTATTCAAGGTCCTGAGTTAGCAGAACTGAGTAAAGTAAGCCGATCCACTGTGTATCAAATTGAGAAAGGCGTAAAGAGTCCCACAGTTGCAACGCTTGAAAAATTGGCTAAAGCGCTTGATGTAGATGTAGCTGTATTATTCGCTACAGAGGACGTTCACGTTTTCGATATGAAACGAATCCCCAAATACAAATTAAAAACTGACCTACCTCCTACGCTTTTTAAGGGGTTTCACGAGGTCATAGAGGCTGCTAAGAAGCTGGGAATAAAGTAATCGCATTTAGGTAAATCCCTACATCTAAGTCTCGTATTTCCGATAAGGCATTAGATGAAAAATTATAGGTTATCAAAGTCTCAATATACAAAGGCGCGAAGATGCTTGAAGGCGCTCTACCTATATCATCATGAAGAAAAGTCCGCCGACCCAAGATCAGATTTTACTCAGAACATACTTGACCAAGGACTGAGCGTCGGTGAGCTTGCTACATCGTTATTCCCAGGCGGAACACTGATTGATGCCAAATTTAATCAACTTGAGTTAGCCCTTGCGCAGACTAAGAAAGCTCTCGAAACTCAACCAGCAGCAATTTTCGAAGCTACATTTCAGCACAATGATGTTCTTGTTCGCGTAGACATTTTAAAAAACAATTCTGATGGAACTTGGGATCTAATCGAGGTCAAATCTTCTACCAGTATCAACCCGAAATCACACTATGACGACATTGCTATTCAAAAGTGGGTTTTGGAGAACTCTGGTATAAAATTAAATACTGTTAACGTAATGCTGTTGAACAGCGAATATGTTCGCCACGGTGAGCTTGAACTCGACAAGTTGTTCAAAATAATCCCACTAAACGATGAGATACATTCTAGCAGTGAACGTATTGAATCATTTATTCCTACCATTCAAACGGCACTGAACAAGGACTCGGCACCCGTAACAAAAATAGGATCGAAATGTAAATCGCCATACCCTTGTGAGTTCAAATCAAATTGTTGGAAGGATGTTTCATCGGACAGCATTCATTTCCTAGGGAAGATGACAGATGCAGAAAAGCTGAAACTTGCCAACTTAGGTGTCGAAAGAATTACAGAAATACCAGACGATTATAAAATGAAGACCAATCACCACGTAGAAGTCTTAGCATTTAAAACGATGAAGCCACAAATTTCCGAAAGTGCAATTAAAGAATATTTGGGCGAACTGAAATACCCATTATACTTTCTTGACTATGAATCTGTAGCTTACGCTGTACCGAAGTACGATGGTAGTTGGCCATATAGGCAACTCACAACACAATACTCCTTACATATTCTAGATAGGCCTGGAGGAGAATTAAGACATAAAGAATTTATCCATGATGAACCGTCTGATCCTTCACGCGCAGTCGCGGAGCAACTGTTGAAGGATATCGGAGATGATGGCGGATCTATAATTGTTTATCATTTGGGATTTGAGAGGGCGCGTACTGAAGAGTTAGCAAAAGCACTTCCAGACTTGGCCGACAGACTGAGGTCCCTCAACACAAGAATGTGGGATTTGGAATCTCCGTTTGCAAAGCGCTGGTATTGGGATCACAGGTTTAGTGGTTCAAGTTCAATCAAAAGTGTGCTGCCAATATTGAAGCCTGAGTTTTCGTATAAGGACCTCGCCATTCAAAAGGGCGACCAGGCCCAAACAATGTATTCTAAAATGGTGAGTATGATCGAATACAACACGGAGCGCCTAAAAATCAAAAGCGCTCTTCTATCCTACTGTGAGCGCGATTCCTTGGCCATGTACCTTATTTTAAAAGAGCTTTTCGAACTATTCTCAGACAATGCCCAAAAGGCCGCCGTATAATTTTGTAAAACAATATAAAACATATTGTCGATCTGTGAATTCTTGTTATACCCCATGCCCATCATGGCAAAAACAAGAGCAATCCGATTTTCGGACCAAGAAGAAAAACAAATTCAAGAGTTCCTTAAACAGAACCCCTTCTTTGACTTTAGCAGCTTAGCTAGGACCTCAATTCTTAAATTTATTCAAGAGCCAACGCTTAACTTGAAGCCCATTAAGGCAACAAAGAGACCGTTGAGCGAGAGGGGCCTGTAATGAGCAATCCTGAAGGCATGTTATTAAAAGAAAATGTCATTAGCTTTCCACACAGATATGTCGAGCCACCTAAGGTGCGCGAGGAAAAGAAAGAAATCATTCCGACCCCAATGGTAGACGATATGGTAGCTGAAGCTGAAAAACTCAATTCGTTGTCATCCTATAAGTCTACCTTTGATTGGGAACCGATTCGAAGCCTTGAAAGACGATCTGCCAAAAATCCTGTTAGAGGCGGATTCGTATTTAACTCACCATTCAAACTGGTGAATTCACATTCGACTTGTCAACAGTGTCTCTATGCCTTTGAGGTCGATACCTACGGCAGAGGCTGTGTTCATAATTGTGTCTATTGCTACGCTAAAGCACAGCTTACTGTCCATGGCTATTGGAATAAGCCATACCCAGTACCAGTAGATATCAATGCGATTCGCAAAACCTTTTATACAGTTTTCGAAACAGATAAGAAAAATAAATGGCGCGAAATAATGGAGAAACGGATACCAATTCGTATTGGTTCCATGAGCGATTCATTCATGTGGATGGATGACAAAATTAAAGTCACAAAGGAATTCATTAACATCTTGAATCATTACCAATACCCGTATTTGATTTTTACCCGATCAGACCTAATTGCTCGTGACGACTACATGAATCTGATAAATCCAAAACTTGGTGCTATCCAGTTCAGTATGTCGTCCACAAATGACAAAATGAATAAGTTGATTGAGCCTGGCGCACCGTCTGCTGCTAGACGATTGAAGGCGCTTAGCAAACTATCACAAAATGGCTATTGGACTACCGTTCGAATTAACCCACTGTTTCCAATATATCCAGATGGTTACTTCACTGATCCAAACTTTTCATGGGATGGGCCAGTGCCAAAATTCGAATACTCATCTTTCGATATGGTTGACGAGATTGCTAATGCGGGTGTCCCAGCAATTTTAACGGGTATGGGAAGATTCAGTGCATACTCTCTAAATCAAATTGAAAAAGTAACTGGCTTCGACTTGCGACAGATGTATAAATCAGAAGTTGAAAAATCCAAGCGGGATTATCACTTTTCAGACCGAGAAATACGGTACTACTACGAACAAATTAAATTTAGGTGCAACCAGCGCGGCGTTCAATTCACCACCTGCTATATTGGCAATGGGGAATCACACTTTTGGAAGGATCAAGACATTTGGTCTAATAAAAGTGACTGCTGCAATGTCAAAAACAGGTTAGATACTTTTAAAAAGGACTGTCGGGAAGTGACCTTTGATATTCGCTTGAAGCATACAAATCATAAATGTTCTAAGCCTGTTAATCCCGATGGTTTGCACATAAAGTTAGGCGGAATAGTCTCGGACCGAGCGGTCAACAGGACGAATACAGCTTCAGAAAGATCAGATGCCCAAGGTCAGCTATGAAAAAAGCAAAAAAATATACTGGAATAAATATACAATGGCCCATTTCAGAACTAATACTATCTGGTAAAAAATCTATAGAAACCAGAACCTACCCTATACCACCCGACTATATTGGCAAAGAACTAGCTTTGATTGAGACACCAGGAAAAAGCGGGAAGTTTAAGGCCAGAATTGTCGGGATAATCACATTCAGTGATTGTTTCAAGTACTCGAATAAGGCTGAATTCTATAACGATTCGCCAAAGCATTTTGTAACTCCAAACTCTAAATGGGCATGGTTAGACAAGGCAAAGTGGGGTTGGCGAATTGATCGAGTAGTGCCGCTTCAGGCGCCTAAGCCTTACCTTGGAAGAAAGGGCATTGTGTTTACCAAAAACATTAAGGTCTAGCCTATGCAACATCTTTCTTTTTATTGAGTTTGCCTAAATACCTTTCAAACACTTCTTCAACCTCTTTAAAAGAGGCTGGAATGTTTTCAAGTTTGCCAGAAGCAAATTTATCATAAACACCACTGAGCATTTTCATTTCCGATTCTGCTAATTGGGGCAAAGGCAAATTTTCAATATGGACAGTTTTCACTTCAGCGAAAACCTTCCCCTCTTCTCCCACCATTAGGCGATATATTTTTGAATAAAGAGGTGAGTTAAGTAAAACACAAAGTGCCTTAAGTCGAACTTTATCATTATTTTTATCCAGAATTAAGTGTGTCGAATGTCTGCTGTAGAATTGTTTTTCATCGAAGGCGACAATAGGTTTGTCCGCAGTTTGTCGTATAATTAACTTCGGTCGGTCAAAAATATCCTCTGACCTCAGTGCATAGTCGTGACGTTTTTGCCGTCCTTTTATCTTGTTAATTGGCACTTTAGATTTTAAATCTCTATCATAATTTATATAAAGTTCTCTCCAGTTAATCTTAAAGGGATGTATATCTTTCCCTTCTAGAAAGGGTTTACACATGTTAGTTTTCTTTGAATCAAAAATTAAGAACTCCGCCATATTTCCAGTATTAATGCCATTTTTGACATCAAATTGATCGCCCACCCTCGCCAAGCTATCCAACTTGTTCAATAATAAATAGTCTTTCCTATCAATTACATACCATTTCGAATCTTCCCCGCGCACCACTAGGTCAATAGGGATAGCAAACCTAGAATCTGTTAAGTCCAATTCATTAGGCGACTGGACAGCACTCACAATCACTTCCTTGCTCTTTTTTGTTTTGCTGAGTACAAATACCATTGTATCACCCGTGCTGGCTTCAAACACTGGGTAGTTAAACTTAACCAGACTCTCTAGATTAGAGTTATGGCAAAAATAATTACGTGTTTTTCCAAAGTATTTATTGAGCAGTAGGGTGCCTGGAACAATATACGACATTCGGCCGCCAGGTCGGAGCAATTCAAACCCACGATACATAAATATATTATATAGATTGCCCTTGTACTCATATATCTCAGAATAATTATCTTTTAACTGATCCAAATACTGATCTTGCCTCTGGGAATTATCTTTACCCTTCAAAGTTAGGTACGGAGGGTTGCCGAGAACGGAATGAAAGCCTCCGTCGTCAATGACCTGTTTAAATTCCGTTTGCCAATTAAATCCCAGTATTGAGTCACCAGTTTTTATTTGATCATCAAGCCGTTCCAATTTTTTCCCTATCGTTGCACTCTCAAGCCAAAGACTCATTTTTGATAGTTTTACAGCTCTTGGGTTTACATCAACTCCAAATATACACGAGTCCAGAACAGTTCTTTTAGCTGAAGACCTCTCTGGCACCAGGTCCGATGTTTGTTCATTCTCGACTGCTTTGAGATATTCATTAGTTAGGTAGTTTAATGCTCCAATTAAAAAGTGTCCGCTTCCTATGGCTGGATCACAAATCTTAATTTTAAGTAGCTCGCCACTACTCTTGTTATTACAAAGCGGCCCGATAGTTTCACGAATTATATATTGAACGACATAGTCGGGTGTATAAAAGCTGCCAGTTGCCTTTTTATCCACGTTGTCAGGGGTGAAGTAAAGATGCCCTCGATCTGCGATCGGTTCAAACCCTTCTAACTCCCTTTGGATTGTAGAAGTCAATTTGATCCATTGCTTATATTTTCCTTTTTGAAGGTAAACCATCTGATCTTTGGCAATATCCAATTTGTACTCAAGAAAACTTTCGTATATGGAACCCAGCTGCCTTGGCGTAAAGTAACTGTACGGAATTTGTTGATAGTTTCTTTGTAGTGATGAGCTTGCCTTTGAGTACCCTAACTCGAAAAGGATACGAACCATTTCTTGATCGGAAAGTTGGTGCGCTTTAGCAAATGTCCACTCTTTCTTTGAAAAGATACTTTCCTTAAATCCCTTGATTTCAAAACCATAGCTTTCTTTATTTGCGCCATCGTGGATTACTTCCGTTAATCTTATCAAGTTCTTATAAAGTGAAGTTCCATTTGGAGCGTACTTATGCAAGCTTAATGATGTCGCCAATTTTTTGTCTAAATAGTCGCGCTCCGTTTTCGTGGAATACTTCTCAGGTTCAAATACTGAAATTCTGTCAATAATTCCAGTTAAACTAATGTTATAATAATTTGGTGACTTTATTGGCAAAATTCCTCGTGCTTCACATGACTTGATAAACAAAATATTAAATAAATGACTCTCGCCCACAGTTCTAATCAAATCGAGATCTTGGTCAGTTGGCTTTGTGATCGTGCCTAGATTTTGAGCAACTCTTAACAGTCCGTCGCACATGATGTTCATTGCAGAAATAAATCTGTCTTTTAGATCCTCTTCAATAGAGTCAATATATTTTCGGCTCTCTTTTAGAACCTCATCTACGAAAACCTTTCCTAACTCATCTTTGATAAAGGATGCTTTGCCGAAAAATAAATAGAAATATTTGGCAGCCTCCATGAACTCAGCTTCATCCGATCCACCAGCTTCGATTTTGGATTCTTGATCTAGCAAGCTTTCAATACGGAATTCAAAACAACGCTCTGGCGCTTCACTTGAAATTTCACTATTCAGCAATCTCCAAATATTGCCATCCGTAACAAAACCCCACTGTTTGTGGAGGATATTCATATAGTTTAGAACTTGTTCATTAAACGAAGCCCCAGCACTAGTGTCGTCGCTGTCTTTGTTGGCTCTCTTTTTGTCTTCTTTGAGGTTGCTCTTTTCGCGTTCAACTATGCGGTTCCAGTATTTGGCTTCGAGGGGGACAATGCAGTACCTTCTTGCCTCTTTTTTTCGTTTTTCGTTGTCTTCTGGATCGCTTACAAAACCCGCCTCTTGCGGATGATCCACCAAGATCATGTCCGTACGGTATGTTTTATTCTTTGGCTTGGCTGGAATTGTGAAGGAAGTTTCTGCTGCATAAGGTGCTTCAACATTATTAGTACAATTGTCATACCATCCAAGAGCATCGAGTAGCGGTACAATAATCTTCGTAATTGTATCAGTCTCACTTAGGTTCTTGCGTGAGAACCCTCTAAGTGAATCGGCAATATTTCTAAACTCATTGTAGAAGTGGTAGAAGCCGCGCTTAACGTGATTGCCCTCTCCATCGAACACCTGATCATCGAAGTCACGCTCCCACCTTTCAGCAAAATCTCTTTTGAGATCATTTCGCAGATAGACACTAGAGAACAGGCGGCTCTCCCAATAGGCTACATCTTTGAGTGAGCTATTTGGATTCAAGGAATCGTCGCTAGAATTAGGACGAACTTCGGCATTGTTGGTGGATAGGTTGCGTGCTGTAGCCATGTTTTAAAGCTCCACTTCAAGCTTCGTCACATGACGAGCAAATTCGTCGTCAAGTACTTGTACTTTTACTTTTTGACTTGGTTTTAGTGTTTTTCTTTTATCATCAGACTGAATTGCGGAGTAATGAACGTAGTAGTTCTTACCGTTTTCACCACGAACAACGCCTTCACCAGAGCCGTCGTTAAACCAAGATACTTCACCCATTTGCCATTTCACTTTTGCCATAAGATTCCTCGTACAATGTTGATATGTATCTATTTTTTCAGCTTTGCTCTTGTGGGTGCAGGTCAACAATATGACGGTTATCTGGCGAATCTTGATGTTTGAAAAAATGTAGTAAAACCAACAATTTAGATCTTCTTCTAAAGCGGCAAAAACTTCCTACGACCATTTTTATACAAAGGTTTAGCAATTTGAAATTTGCTAATGGATTTCAGTCGATAACTTCGATTTTGATATAAACAAAACCACTCTAAATCCGATACAGAAGTATGAATCCACGCCTTGAATTTATCATCACTTCGATCAAAGAAAAGTTAGCGCTAGGCCAAACTCTAGATGATGCCGAAGTTGCACTTAGAAACGTGTTTGGCAAAGAAGAGGTCGAAGCTGCTATCGCTCAACTAAAGTCTAACGACCCAAAACTTGCTGGTGAAGCTCAACCAGTTTCACTTTCAGATAACCAGGATTTCTTAGGATGGTATCGTGGACCAAAGTCCAATGATGACAGTCACTGGAACCTTTTAAAGAACTATTTGTTAAACAAAGAGAATCCATGGACTGAAGAGATGGTTAAAAGCCTAGACCTTGCCTCGTCATCTGTTGTTGATCATCTTGTGCCACCAAAGTCTCAGCGACCACTTGTTAGCAAAGGATTGGTACTTGGTTACATTCAAAGCGGGAAAACAGCCAACTTTTCAGCCGTGATCGCCAAGGCAGTTGATGAGGGTTACAAGCTCGTTGTTGTCCTAAGTGGTATGCATAACAACTTGAGATTGCAAACACAGGCGCGGCTAGTTGAGGAGCTGGAAAAACCAAAGCCAGAAGCTTGCATGACATTAACTCGTGTTGATGAAAAGGGTGACTTTGACAAAAAGCAAACCGTGACTGCGAACAGAGCCTTGGGGTCAAAAGACGGCTTTGCCTTGGTTGTACTCAAAAAGAATACACATGTGCTTCGAGCCTTCAATGATTGGATATCTAAGGCAACTGCCGAGAATATTAAAAATTGTCCGACGTTGATCATCGATGACGAATCTGATCAAGCGAGTATTAACACGAATAAGCCTGAGCAAAACCCTACGGCTATAAACGCGAAGATCCGTGATCTCATCGGCTACTTCGATAAAGTTAGCTATATTGGTTATACGGCAACTCCCTTTGGAAATCTACTTGTTGACGGCAGAGTTGAGGATGACATTTATCCTCGTGATTTCTTGATATGCCTTGAAAAGCCGCCAACTTATTTCGGACCAGAAGAGCTATTTGGTCGCATGGGTGTCAATGGTGACGAAGAAAAGAAACCAATTCCAGTCATCCGATTGCTGCCTGAGATTGAAGACAACGTCGTGGATGGCAAAGAGGTCATACCTGAATCACTAAAGCAGGCCATTAGATCCTATATTATTTCATGCACACTGAGACTACTTCGAGGTCAGAGGCAATTCCACATTATGATGCTTGTCCACGTCTCACACCTGATTAGTGATCATACAAAGTATTTTCAATGGGTCGAAGAATACATCAAAGAGTTACGTCTTGAGTTCGATAAAATCGAAGTATTACCAGATGACTTTACGAAGCTCATGAATGACGACCATAAGTTGACCTCGCGCTATCTAGGTCAAGAGGTCCCAGATATTGATGCCAAGAAACTCTTCAAAGAATTCAAAGATTTTTTAAATAGAATTGAACTCATTTTAGAAAACTCGCAATCAGAAGATAGATTGTCATTTGAGCGAGACGAGCCACTATGGGGAATTGTCGTAGGAGGCAATACGCTTTCTCGTGGCTTAACCATTGAAGGGCTAACTACTAGCTACTTTGATCGCACAACAAAGCAATACGACACCCTTCTGCAAATGGGCCGATGGTTCGGCTACCGTAAAGGATATGTGGATCTGACAAGGATCTATGTCTCAGAAGACATGAAGAAGCATTTCTACCACTTGGCTACTGCCGAACAAGATCTGCGAGATACCATCGAATCAATGGCAGCTAATGGTGAAAGACCAATTGATGTGGCTGTAGGCATAAGGTCCTTCCCTAATCTACAAGTCACGGCAAGCAACAAGATGAGAACGGCTGTGAAATCGAGTCTTACTTATTCTGGGTCGAAGATTCAATTTCGAAGCATAAACGTATCTGAGTCATCTTCAGCGAAGA encodes:
- a CDS encoding Z1 domain-containing protein — encoded protein: MNPRLEFIITSIKEKLALGQTLDDAEVALRNVFGKEEVEAAIAQLKSNDPKLAGEAQPVSLSDNQDFLGWYRGPKSNDDSHWNLLKNYLLNKENPWTEEMVKSLDLASSSVVDHLVPPKSQRPLVSKGLVLGYIQSGKTANFSAVIAKAVDEGYKLVVVLSGMHNNLRLQTQARLVEELEKPKPEACMTLTRVDEKGDFDKKQTVTANRALGSKDGFALVVLKKNTHVLRAFNDWISKATAENIKNCPTLIIDDESDQASINTNKPEQNPTAINAKIRDLIGYFDKVSYIGYTATPFGNLLVDGRVEDDIYPRDFLICLEKPPTYFGPEELFGRMGVNGDEEKKPIPVIRLLPEIEDNVVDGKEVIPESLKQAIRSYIISCTLRLLRGQRQFHIMMLVHVSHLISDHTKYFQWVEEYIKELRLEFDKIEVLPDDFTKLMNDDHKLTSRYLGQEVPDIDAKKLFKEFKDFLNRIELILENSQSEDRLSFERDEPLWGIVVGGNTLSRGLTIEGLTTSYFDRTTKQYDTLLQMGRWFGYRKGYVDLTRIYVSEDMKKHFYHLATAEQDLRDTIESMAANGERPIDVAVGIRSFPNLQVTASNKMRTAVKSSLTYSGSKIQFRSINVSESSSAKNRDAIDSLYAALTSGAGKRTTPAFEEWHNCLLYRGVPSENVLQFVESFDLNTSNLRFEKALGVRYITDLNKYQELTDWSVCFMSTRIGPQVTLTDGNPLFLLKRSCLDSTLDGRDYITLKSLVAPADELIDLADVTNLRSKTLTELRKEVLEHDTTDTKIRRNLRPKERGLLLIYPIESSFELDDGSKKTVGKDGVIFGVSLVFPGSSNDTGFRAYVENVTI
- a CDS encoding cold shock domain-containing protein, yielding MAKVKWQMGEVSWFNDGSGEGVVRGENGKNYYVHYSAIQSDDKRKTLKPSQKVKVQVLDDEFARHVTKLEVEL
- a CDS encoding helix-turn-helix transcriptional regulator; translation: MKEKKLSEIGIGERIAYLRNLRGIQGPELAELSKVSRSTVYQIEKGVKSPTVATLEKLAKALDVDVAVLFATEDVHVFDMKRIPKYKLKTDLPPTLFKGFHEVIEAAKKLGIK
- a CDS encoding DUF2779 domain-containing protein → MKNYRLSKSQYTKARRCLKALYLYHHEEKSADPRSDFTQNILDQGLSVGELATSLFPGGTLIDAKFNQLELALAQTKKALETQPAAIFEATFQHNDVLVRVDILKNNSDGTWDLIEVKSSTSINPKSHYDDIAIQKWVLENSGIKLNTVNVMLLNSEYVRHGELELDKLFKIIPLNDEIHSSSERIESFIPTIQTALNKDSAPVTKIGSKCKSPYPCEFKSNCWKDVSSDSIHFLGKMTDAEKLKLANLGVERITEIPDDYKMKTNHHVEVLAFKTMKPQISESAIKEYLGELKYPLYFLDYESVAYAVPKYDGSWPYRQLTTQYSLHILDRPGGELRHKEFIHDEPSDPSRAVAEQLLKDIGDDGGSIIVYHLGFERARTEELAKALPDLADRLRSLNTRMWDLESPFAKRWYWDHRFSGSSSIKSVLPILKPEFSYKDLAIQKGDQAQTMYSKMVSMIEYNTERLKIKSALLSYCERDSLAMYLILKELFELFSDNAQKAAV
- a CDS encoding N-6 DNA methylase, which produces MATARNLSTNNAEVRPNSSDDSLNPNSSLKDVAYWESRLFSSVYLRNDLKRDFAERWERDFDDQVFDGEGNHVKRGFYHFYNEFRNIADSLRGFSRKNLSETDTITKIIVPLLDALGWYDNCTNNVEAPYAAETSFTIPAKPKNKTYRTDMILVDHPQEAGFVSDPEDNEKRKKEARRYCIVPLEAKYWNRIVEREKSNLKEDKKRANKDSDDTSAGASFNEQVLNYMNILHKQWGFVTDGNIWRLLNSEISSEAPERCFEFRIESLLDQESKIEAGGSDEAEFMEAAKYFYLFFGKASFIKDELGKVFVDEVLKESRKYIDSIEEDLKDRFISAMNIMCDGLLRVAQNLGTITKPTDQDLDLIRTVGESHLFNILFIKSCEARGILPIKSPNYYNISLTGIIDRISVFEPEKYSTKTERDYLDKKLATSLSLHKYAPNGTSLYKNLIRLTEVIHDGANKESYGFEIKGFKESIFSKKEWTFAKAHQLSDQEMVRILFELGYSKASSSLQRNYQQIPYSYFTPRQLGSIYESFLEYKLDIAKDQMVYLQKGKYKQWIKLTSTIQRELEGFEPIADRGHLYFTPDNVDKKATGSFYTPDYVVQYIIRETIGPLCNNKSSGELLKIKICDPAIGSGHFLIGALNYLTNEYLKAVENEQTSDLVPERSSAKRTVLDSCIFGVDVNPRAVKLSKMSLWLESATIGKKLERLDDQIKTGDSILGFNWQTEFKQVIDDGGFHSVLGNPPYLTLKGKDNSQRQDQYLDQLKDNYSEIYEYKGNLYNIFMYRGFELLRPGGRMSYIVPGTLLLNKYFGKTRNYFCHNSNLESLVKFNYPVFEASTGDTMVFVLSKTKKSKEVIVSAVQSPNELDLTDSRFAIPIDLVVRGEDSKWYVIDRKDYLLLNKLDSLARVGDQFDVKNGINTGNMAEFLIFDSKKTNMCKPFLEGKDIHPFKINWRELYINYDRDLKSKVPINKIKGRQKRHDYALRSEDIFDRPKLIIRQTADKPIVAFDEKQFYSRHSTHLILDKNNDKVRLKALCVLLNSPLYSKIYRLMVGEEGKVFAEVKTVHIENLPLPQLAESEMKMLSGVYDKFASGKLENIPASFKEVEEVFERYLGKLNKKKDVA